The following proteins are encoded in a genomic region of Arachis ipaensis cultivar K30076 chromosome B02, Araip1.1, whole genome shotgun sequence:
- the LOC107625803 gene encoding protein DETOXIFICATION 44, chloroplastic isoform X1 — translation MASSSFLCMHIHHHYPMHNILHHHHNHSLLFFNSKPSKLHNHHCFPTPRVAPKSCLSHKNSDTKTDSLEETASNKQEPCSSSSSTTTTTTTTTPSHNPSSSSVQGSFFASFIHQFRNGWLVFDDMGMEMLSIAIPAALALAADPLASLVDTAFVGHIGSVELAAVGVSASVFNLISDLFNVPLLNITTSFVAEEQALIRKEGDHNQSNNNGKYQSKKLIPSVSTSLALATALGVAETVALSFGSGILMNIMGIPADSPMREPAEHFLTMRAFGAPAIVISLAAQGTFRGFTDTKTPLYAIGAGNIINTILDPLLIFFFGLGIGGAAVSTVISEYLIAFILVWKLSDNVLLFPSDVDWKKIFNYLKSGGLLIGRTIAVLMTMTVATSAAAKQGPTPMAGHQICMEVWLSVSSLTDALALAGQAILAGSYSQGNYEQSRHLIYRALQIGLGTGITLSMILFFGYGAFSSLFSTDSEVQDVAQSGLLFVAGSQPVNALAFVVDGLYYGVSDFGFAAYSMVLVALISSVFILVASPVLGLPGVWTGLFLFMVLRVLAGVWRLGSKSGPWDMVWYKDGAED, via the exons ATGGCGTCGTCTTCTTTTCTTTGCATGCATATTCACCATCACTACCCTATGCATAATATTCTCCACCATCATCACAACCATTCATTGTTGTTCTTCAACTCTAAACCATCAAAGCTTCACAATCATCATTGCTTCCCAACTCCAAGAGTTGCTCCAAAATCATGTCTAAGTCACAAAAACAGTGACACCAAAACAGATTCCCTTGAAGAAACTGCCTCTAATAAGCAAGAACcatgctcctcctcctcctccaccaccaccaccaccaccaccactacaccCTCTCATAATCCTTCATCTTCATCAGTTCAAGGTTCTTTCTTTGCTTCTTTCATACATCAGTTCAG AAATGGGTGGCTTGTATTTGATGATATGGGAATGGAAATGTTGTCCATTGCAATACCTGCTGCCTTGGCTTTGGCAGCTGACCCTCTTGCCTCATTGGTTGATACAGCCTTTGTTGGCCATATAG GATCGGTTGAATTGGCTGCTGTTGGGGTTTCAGCTTCTGTGTTTAATCTAATTTCAGACTTGTTCAATGTTCCTTTGCTTAATATCACTACATCCTTTGTTGCTGAGGAGCAGGCACTGATTAGAAAGGAAGGTGACCACAATCAAAGTAACAATAATG GGAAGTACCAAAGCAAGAAGCTTATTCCTTCAGTATCAACTTCGTTAGCACTTGCTACGGCACTTGGAGTTGCTGAAACTGTGGCGCTTTCCTTTGGTTCAGGCATTCTTATGAATATCATGGGTATACCTGCT GATTCTCCGATGCGTGAACCTGCCGAGCATTTTCTAACAATGAGGGCTTTTGGTGCTCCAGCAATCGTGATCTCATTAGCCGCACAAGGAACTTTTCGTGGATTTACAGATACAAAGACTCCTCTGTATGCAATTG GAGCTGGAAACATTATTAATACCATACTGGATCCACTATTGATATTTTTCTTTGGCCTTGGAATTGGTGGTGCTGCCGTTTCTACTGTGATATCTGA ATACTTGATAGCTTTTATACTTGTATGGAAATTAAGTGACAATGTGCTTCTATTCCCTTCCGATGTCGAttggaaaaaaattttcaactatCTGAAATCAG GTGGTCTTCTGATCGGTAGGACTATTGCTGTGCTTATGACAATGACAGTGGCAACATCCGCAGCAGCTAAGCAAGGCCCTACACCTATGGCTGGTCATCAAATTTGCATGGAAGTTTGGTTGTCAGTATCTTCCCTCACCGATGCTCTTGCGCTTGCTGGTCAG GCTATACTTGCTGGTAGTTACTCGCAAGGAAATTACGAGCAATCACGCCACCTTATATATAGAGCATTGCAG ATTGGTTTGGGAACCGGAATTACCTTATCAATGATTTTATTCTTTGGGTATGGGGCATTTTCTAGCTTATTCAGCACAGACTCTGAAGTTCAGGATGTTGCTCAGTCTGGTCTACTG TTTGTTGCTGGATCTCAACCAGTGAATGCCTTGGCATTTGTTGTTGATGGACTTTATTACGGAGTATCAGACTTTGGATTTGCTGCATACTCTATG GTTCTAGTTGCACTGATTTCATCAGTTTTTATATTGGTGGCTTCTCCGGTCCTTGGACTTCCCGGAGTGTGGACAGGATTGTTCCTTTTCATGGTTTTGCGTGTTCTAGCCGGAGTTTGGAG gTTGGGTAGCAAAAGTGGACCATGGGATATGGTCTGGTATAAAGATGGAGCAGAAGATTGA
- the LOC107625800 gene encoding receptor protein kinase-like protein ZAR1, translating into MTPSTLLYFLLLIFPSALSLSSDGLALLSLKSAVDGGAVTFSDWNDGDTTPCRWSGIACSSISGEPEPRVVGIALAGKSLRGYIPSELGTLRYLRRLNLHDNEFYGVVPVQLFNATALHSLYLHRNNLSGPFPPSLCTLRRLENLDFSQNSFSGHLPPELKDCKQLQRLILARNNFSGDIPANVWSGMDELVQLDLSDNQFEGPIPDELGDLSSLSGTLNLSFNHLSGKVPALLGKLPATVSFDLRNNNLTGEIPQTGSFSNQGPTAFLGNPNLCGFPLRKSCNGSDSGRGSQEGPDAAAHAGTFHSEKGLSPGLIILISAADAAGVALIGLVIVYVYWKRKDDGNACSCAGKSKFGGSGGGEEKMNLCALQCMNGVKSDEEEEEEEEEAGEGGRVEGGLVNIDKGFRFELDELLRASAYVLGKSGLGIVYKVVLANGVPVAVRRLGEGGDQRYKEFAAEVHAIGKVRHPNIVRLRAYYWAHDEKLLISDFISNGNLAQALRGRSGQPSPNLSWSTRLRIAKGAARGMSYLHECSPRKFVHGDIKPSNILLDNDYQPYISDFGLNRLISITGNTPSTGGLMGGALPYMNSSQKEKTNNYKAPEARFPSSRPTQKWDVYSFGIVLLELLTGRTPESSPTTSTSSVEVPDLVRWVRKGFEQESPLSEMVDPSLLQEVRVKKEVLAVFHVALACTEGDPEVRPRMKTVSENLERIGS; encoded by the exons ATGACACCGTCTACGCTTCTCTATTTTCTCTTACTAATCTTCCCTTCCGCGCTTTCTCTCTCCTCCGACGGCCTCgcgcttctctctctaaaatctGCCGTCGACGGCGGTGCAGTCACATTCTCCGATTGGAACGACGGCGATACCACGCCGTGCCGGTGGTCTGGTATCGCATGTTCGAGCATCTCCGGCGAGCCTGAGCCTCGCGTCGTCGGCATCGCGCTTGCCGGGAAATCACTCCGGGGATACATTCCATCGGAGCTTGGGACATTAAGGTACCTCCGGCGACTCAATTTGCACGACAATGAATTCTACGGCGTCGTTCCGGTGCAGCTCTTCAACGCCACCGCGCTTCACAGCTTGTACCTCCACCGGAACAACCTCTCCGGTCCATTCCCTCCGTCGCTCTGCACACTTCGCCGCCTCGAGAACCTCGATTTCTCCCAGAATTCGTTCTCCGGCCACCTGCCGCCGGAGCTCAAGGACTGCAAGCAGCTTCAGAGACTGATTCTGGCGAGGAATAATTTTTCCGGCGATATTCCGGCCAATGTGTGGTCGGGGATGGATGAGCTCGTCCAGCTCGATCTCTCCGATAATCAATTCGAAGGTCCGATCCCTGACGAACTCGGCGATTTGAGTTCTCTCTCTGGCACACTAAACCTCTCGTTCAATCACTTATCCGGTAAGGTTCCGGCGTTGCTTGGGAAGTTACCGGCGACCGTGAGCTTCGATCTCCGGAACAACAATCTAACCGGCGAGATTCCCCAAACAGGCTCATTTTCAAATCAGGGCCCCACTGCGTTCCTTGGGAATCCAAACCTTTGCGGATTTCCATTAAGAAAATCATGCAACGGTTCGGATTCAGGCCGGGGATCACAGGAAGGTCCCGACGCGGCAGCACATGCGGGGACCTTCCATTCAGAAAAAGGCCTGAGTCCCGGCCTCATAATCCTGATCTCAGCAGCCGACGCTGCTGGGGTCGCCCTCATCGGGCTAGTAATCGTATATGTTTATTGGAAGAGGAAGGATGATGGCAATGCCTGTAGCTGTGCAGGGAAGAGCAAATTTGGCGGCAGCGGCGGTGGCGAGGAGAAGATGAATCTGTGTGCATTGCAATGTATGAATGGAGTGAAGAGcgacgaggaggaggaggaagaggaagaggaagcggGGGAAGGTGGAAGAGTTGAAGGGGGTTTGGTGAACATAGACAAAGGGTTTAGGTTTGAGCTTGATGAGCTTCTAAGGGCATCGGCATATGTGTTGGGGAAGAGTGGGTTGGGGATAGTGTACAAGGTGGTGCTTGCTAATGGTGTTCCTGTGGCGGTGAGGAGATTGGGAGAGGGTGGTGATCAGAGGTATAAGGAGTTTGCTGCTGAGGTTCATGCCATTGGGAAGGTTAGGCACCCTAACATTGTGAGATTGAGGGCTTATTATTGGGCACATGATGAGAAGCTTCTCATTAGTGATTTCATCTCTAATGGCAATTTGGCTCAAGCACTTCGAG GGAGAAGTGGACAACCATCTCCAAACCTTTCTTGGTCAACAAGGCTTAGAATAGCCAAAGGAGCAGCAAGAGGCATGTCCTATCTCCATGAATGCAGTCCAAGAAAGTTTGTCCATGGTGATATCAAACCTTCCAACATCCTACTTGACAATGACTACCAACCATACATATCCGATTTCGGGCTCAACCGGCTAATCAGCATCACCGGCAACACCCCGTCGACTGGCGGCCTAATGGGTGGTGCTCTTCCATACATGAACTCATCACAGAAAGAGAAGACCAACAATTACAAGGCGCCCGAGGCACGCTTCCCCAGCTCCAGACCAACACAGAAATGGGATGTGTATTCATTTGGGATTGTTCTGCTTGAATTGCTAACTGGCAGGACGCCGGAATCTTCTCCGACAACTTCAACTTCTTCTGTGGAAGTTCCTGATTTGGTGAGGTGGGTAAGGAAAGGCTTTGAACAAGAGAGTCCCTTATCTGAAATGGTTGATCCATCATTGCTACAAGAAGTGCGTGTAAAGAAAGAAGTGTTGGCTGTTTTTCATGTAGCATTAGCATGCACTGAAGGTGACCCCGAAGTTAGGCCTAGAATGAAAACTGTCTCTGAAAATCTTGAAAGGATTGGATCATAG
- the LOC107625803 gene encoding protein DETOXIFICATION 44, chloroplastic isoform X3, which translates to MASSSFLCMHIHHHYPMHNILHHHHNHSLLFFNSKPSKLHNHHCFPTPRVAPKSCLSHKNSDTKTDSLEETASNKQEPCSSSSSTTTTTTTTTPSHNPSSSSVQGSFFASFIHQFRNGWLVFDDMGMEMLSIAIPAALALAADPLASLVDTAFVGHIGSVELAAVGVSASVFNLISDLFNVPLLNITTSFVAEEQALIRKEGDHNQSNNNGKYQSKKLIPSVSTSLALATALGVAETVALSFGSGILMNIMGIPADSPMREPAEHFLTMRAFGAPAIVISLAAQGTFRGFTDTKTPLYAIGAGNIINTILDPLLIFFFGLGIGGAAVSTVISEYLIAFILVWKLSDNVLLFPSDVDWKKIFNYLKSGGLLIGRTIAVLMTMTVATSAAAKQGPTPMAGHQICMEVWLSVSSLTDALALAGQAILAGSYSQGNYEQSRHLIYRALQIGLGTGITLSMILFFGYGAFSSLFSTDSEVQDVAQSGLLEV; encoded by the exons ATGGCGTCGTCTTCTTTTCTTTGCATGCATATTCACCATCACTACCCTATGCATAATATTCTCCACCATCATCACAACCATTCATTGTTGTTCTTCAACTCTAAACCATCAAAGCTTCACAATCATCATTGCTTCCCAACTCCAAGAGTTGCTCCAAAATCATGTCTAAGTCACAAAAACAGTGACACCAAAACAGATTCCCTTGAAGAAACTGCCTCTAATAAGCAAGAACcatgctcctcctcctcctccaccaccaccaccaccaccaccactacaccCTCTCATAATCCTTCATCTTCATCAGTTCAAGGTTCTTTCTTTGCTTCTTTCATACATCAGTTCAG AAATGGGTGGCTTGTATTTGATGATATGGGAATGGAAATGTTGTCCATTGCAATACCTGCTGCCTTGGCTTTGGCAGCTGACCCTCTTGCCTCATTGGTTGATACAGCCTTTGTTGGCCATATAG GATCGGTTGAATTGGCTGCTGTTGGGGTTTCAGCTTCTGTGTTTAATCTAATTTCAGACTTGTTCAATGTTCCTTTGCTTAATATCACTACATCCTTTGTTGCTGAGGAGCAGGCACTGATTAGAAAGGAAGGTGACCACAATCAAAGTAACAATAATG GGAAGTACCAAAGCAAGAAGCTTATTCCTTCAGTATCAACTTCGTTAGCACTTGCTACGGCACTTGGAGTTGCTGAAACTGTGGCGCTTTCCTTTGGTTCAGGCATTCTTATGAATATCATGGGTATACCTGCT GATTCTCCGATGCGTGAACCTGCCGAGCATTTTCTAACAATGAGGGCTTTTGGTGCTCCAGCAATCGTGATCTCATTAGCCGCACAAGGAACTTTTCGTGGATTTACAGATACAAAGACTCCTCTGTATGCAATTG GAGCTGGAAACATTATTAATACCATACTGGATCCACTATTGATATTTTTCTTTGGCCTTGGAATTGGTGGTGCTGCCGTTTCTACTGTGATATCTGA ATACTTGATAGCTTTTATACTTGTATGGAAATTAAGTGACAATGTGCTTCTATTCCCTTCCGATGTCGAttggaaaaaaattttcaactatCTGAAATCAG GTGGTCTTCTGATCGGTAGGACTATTGCTGTGCTTATGACAATGACAGTGGCAACATCCGCAGCAGCTAAGCAAGGCCCTACACCTATGGCTGGTCATCAAATTTGCATGGAAGTTTGGTTGTCAGTATCTTCCCTCACCGATGCTCTTGCGCTTGCTGGTCAG GCTATACTTGCTGGTAGTTACTCGCAAGGAAATTACGAGCAATCACGCCACCTTATATATAGAGCATTGCAG ATTGGTTTGGGAACCGGAATTACCTTATCAATGATTTTATTCTTTGGGTATGGGGCATTTTCTAGCTTATTCAGCACAGACTCTGAAGTTCAGGATGTTGCTCAGTCTGGTCTACTG GAAGTGTAA
- the LOC107625803 gene encoding protein DETOXIFICATION 44, chloroplastic isoform X2, whose translation MASSSFLCMHIHHHYPMHNILHHHHNHSLLFFNSKPSKLHNHHCFPTPRVAPKSCLSHKNSDTKTDSLEETASNKQEPCSSSSSTTTTTTTTTPSHNPSSSSVQGSFFASFIHQFRNGWLVFDDMGMEMLSIAIPAALALAADPLASLVDTAFVGHIGSVELAAVGVSASVFNLISDLFNVPLLNITTSFVAEEQALIRKEGDHNQSNNNGKYQSKKLIPSVSTSLALATALGVAETVALSFGSGILMNIMGIPADSPMREPAEHFLTMRAFGAPAIVISLAAQGTFRGFTDTKTPLYAIGAGNIINTILDPLLIFFFGLGIGGAAVSTVISEYLIAFILVWKLSDNVLLFPSDVDWKKIFNYLKSGGLLIGRTIAVLMTMTVATSAAAKQGPTPMAGHQICMEVWLSVSSLTDALALAGQAILAGSYSQGNYEQSRHLIYRALQFVAGSQPVNALAFVVDGLYYGVSDFGFAAYSMVLVALISSVFILVASPVLGLPGVWTGLFLFMVLRVLAGVWRLGSKSGPWDMVWYKDGAED comes from the exons ATGGCGTCGTCTTCTTTTCTTTGCATGCATATTCACCATCACTACCCTATGCATAATATTCTCCACCATCATCACAACCATTCATTGTTGTTCTTCAACTCTAAACCATCAAAGCTTCACAATCATCATTGCTTCCCAACTCCAAGAGTTGCTCCAAAATCATGTCTAAGTCACAAAAACAGTGACACCAAAACAGATTCCCTTGAAGAAACTGCCTCTAATAAGCAAGAACcatgctcctcctcctcctccaccaccaccaccaccaccaccactacaccCTCTCATAATCCTTCATCTTCATCAGTTCAAGGTTCTTTCTTTGCTTCTTTCATACATCAGTTCAG AAATGGGTGGCTTGTATTTGATGATATGGGAATGGAAATGTTGTCCATTGCAATACCTGCTGCCTTGGCTTTGGCAGCTGACCCTCTTGCCTCATTGGTTGATACAGCCTTTGTTGGCCATATAG GATCGGTTGAATTGGCTGCTGTTGGGGTTTCAGCTTCTGTGTTTAATCTAATTTCAGACTTGTTCAATGTTCCTTTGCTTAATATCACTACATCCTTTGTTGCTGAGGAGCAGGCACTGATTAGAAAGGAAGGTGACCACAATCAAAGTAACAATAATG GGAAGTACCAAAGCAAGAAGCTTATTCCTTCAGTATCAACTTCGTTAGCACTTGCTACGGCACTTGGAGTTGCTGAAACTGTGGCGCTTTCCTTTGGTTCAGGCATTCTTATGAATATCATGGGTATACCTGCT GATTCTCCGATGCGTGAACCTGCCGAGCATTTTCTAACAATGAGGGCTTTTGGTGCTCCAGCAATCGTGATCTCATTAGCCGCACAAGGAACTTTTCGTGGATTTACAGATACAAAGACTCCTCTGTATGCAATTG GAGCTGGAAACATTATTAATACCATACTGGATCCACTATTGATATTTTTCTTTGGCCTTGGAATTGGTGGTGCTGCCGTTTCTACTGTGATATCTGA ATACTTGATAGCTTTTATACTTGTATGGAAATTAAGTGACAATGTGCTTCTATTCCCTTCCGATGTCGAttggaaaaaaattttcaactatCTGAAATCAG GTGGTCTTCTGATCGGTAGGACTATTGCTGTGCTTATGACAATGACAGTGGCAACATCCGCAGCAGCTAAGCAAGGCCCTACACCTATGGCTGGTCATCAAATTTGCATGGAAGTTTGGTTGTCAGTATCTTCCCTCACCGATGCTCTTGCGCTTGCTGGTCAG GCTATACTTGCTGGTAGTTACTCGCAAGGAAATTACGAGCAATCACGCCACCTTATATATAGAGCATTGCAG TTTGTTGCTGGATCTCAACCAGTGAATGCCTTGGCATTTGTTGTTGATGGACTTTATTACGGAGTATCAGACTTTGGATTTGCTGCATACTCTATG GTTCTAGTTGCACTGATTTCATCAGTTTTTATATTGGTGGCTTCTCCGGTCCTTGGACTTCCCGGAGTGTGGACAGGATTGTTCCTTTTCATGGTTTTGCGTGTTCTAGCCGGAGTTTGGAG gTTGGGTAGCAAAAGTGGACCATGGGATATGGTCTGGTATAAAGATGGAGCAGAAGATTGA